GAAGCTGGTCGGTATCATTACCAACCGCGATCTGCGCTTTGAGCGCAACTTTGACCGGCCCATTGCGGAGGTGATGACGAGAGAGCACCTCATCACCGCCCCTGTCGGCACCACGTTGCACGAAGCGAAAGAAATCCTGTGGAAGCACAAGGTGGAGAAACTGCCCCTGGTCGACGAACAAGGGATCTTGCGCGGCCTCATCACCATCAAGGACATTGAGAAGGCGAGACAGTACCCCAATGCGGCGAAGGACAGCCAGGGCCGCCTGTTGGTGGGCGCTGCGGTGACGGTGTCCAAGGACCTCATGGAACGCGTGGACGCGTTGGTGAATGCGGGCGCCGACCTCGTGGTCGTCGATACGGCACACGGCCACTCCAAGGGCGTGATTGACTCCGTGGCGGCCGTGCGCAAGGCGTACCCCGACATCCAGCTGGTGGCGGGTAACGTCGCGACTGCAGAGGCGACCGAGGAGCTGATTCGGGTCGGCGTGAACGCGGTGAAGGTGGGCATTGGACCGGGATCGATTTGCACCACCCGCGTGGTGGCTGGGATTGGCGTACCGCAGATCACGGCGGTCTACGACTGCGCTACCGTCGGGCGCAAGCACGGGGTGCCCATCATTGCGGACGGCGGCATCAAGTACTCCGGTGACATCGTCAAGGCCCTTGCGGCCGGCGCCAGCACGGTCATGATTGGCAGTCTGCTCGCCGGCACCGAGGAGAGCCCGGGCGAAACGGAAATCTACCAGGGTCGGCGGTTCAAGGTGTACCGCGGCATGGGTTCCATCGGTGCGATGCGCTCCGGCGGCGGTGACCGCTATTTTCAGGAAGAAGCCAAGAAGCTCGTTCCGGAGGGGATTGAGGGGCGCGTGGCCTACCGGGGACCGCTCTCGGAAATCATCTTCCAGCTCGTCGGCGGCATTCGCGCTGGCATGGGCTACTGCGGCTGCCCGACCATTCCGAGCCTGCAGGACAACGCGCAGTTCATGCGCATCACGCCGGCCGGCCTGCGGGAGAGCCATCCGCACGACGTACACATCACAAAAGAAGCACCGAACTACAGCATCTAGGAGTTGGGGGCAGTGGATCTGGACGTATTGGCGCACTGACGCGCGAACATGCACCCAAGTCCGCTGCCCCGAAGCAAAAGAGCATCAATCCATACCATAACAAGAAGGAGCCAAGCCGTCCGGCTGAGCTCCTTCTTTGAGCGCTACTGCTGGTATTCCGTTCGCAGGATGCTCATCATGATGCGGTCGTATTTCTGACCGTCCCGCAGCACGGATTCCCGCATGCCTCCTCCGTGCCATCACGTTCTGTTTTACGATTCAGTGCAGCGGAAAATGATCACGGAAATTGGACGTCTGGACGCTGTCACAGCGCAGGAACGAATCTCGCCCCAATGGCTTTCAAATACCGCGGACTCATGCGATAATGGTACTAGTGTGTTTCAGGAAGGTGGGGGTGTGCTTGTCGTGGATCGCGATTGGCTCACTAATCTTGAACGCAGTCCTGGCCCTCTTGTTCATCATGGGTGGTTTTTTCATGACCAAGCGATATTTGCGCAAAATGAGGGAAGCACGGAATCAGCAGGAGTCGTAACGAAATTCAGGACATCAGGGACATGACGGGGATTTTACAACCTGCGCATCACCGACGCAGCGTCAAATAGAGGGGAGAAACGGAAATGGCAAAACTGGGAACAGAAGTTGTGAAGCGTGGCATGGCGGAAATGCAAAAGGGCGGCGTCATCATGGACGTCGTGACGCCTGAACAGGCAAAAATTGCAGAAGCTGCGGGTGCGAGCGCCGTCATGGCGCTGGAACGCGTCCCGTCTGATATTCGTGCCGCGGGCGGTGTCGCGCGGATGGCCGACCCGACCATTGTGGAAGAGGTCGTCAAAGCGGTGTCCATCCCTGTGATGGCGAAGTGCCGCATTGGTCACATTGTGGAAGCACGGATTCTGGAAACGCTCGGCATTGACTACATCGACGAAAGCGAAGTCCTGACGCCGGCGGATGACAAGTTCCACATCAACAAGAAGGCATTCACGGTCCCGTTTGTGTGCGGTGCGCGTGACCTCGGCGAGGCCCTGCGCCGCATTGCAGAGGGTGCCTCGATGATTCGCACCAAGGGCGAACCTGGCACTGGCAACATCGTGGAGGCCGTGAAGCACATGCGGACCATGCAAGCGCAGATTCGCAAAGTGCAAAACATGTCCGAAGACGAGCTGGTGGCAGAGTCCAAGAACCTGGGCGCGCCGTATGAACTGCTGCTCGAAGTGAAGCGGCTTGGCAAGCTCCCGGTGGTGAACTTCGCCGCGGGCGGCGTTGCGACGCCGGCGGACGCGGCCCTCATGATGGAACTGGGTGCTGATGGTGTGTTTGTCGGGTCGGGTATTTTCAAGTCCGAGAACCCGGAGAAGTTTGCACGCGCGATTGTGCAGGCCACCACACACTACCAGGATTACGAACTGCTGCGTGAATTGTCCAAGGGCCTCGGTACCCCGATGAAGGGCATCGATTTGAACACGCTGCGCGATGAAGAGCGCATGGCGGCGCGCGGCTGGTAATCCGTTTTGGCCCGGCAGACGGCGCGTCTGCTGCGGCGGAAACGTTGCGGCCGACCGGCCACTGTGGTTTAAAGAGATACGCGGCCGCCCTTTCGGCGGCCGTTTGTGCAATTTCGGCGCGCAGTGCGCATCCTGCGCACCATGCACAGGGCTTCCTGCGCACGCGCCATGGTGCCTCGGCACTGTGACATTTACCACTCTCGAAGAGAATTGGGGCATGCATCATGAAAATCGGCGTGTTAGCGGTCCAGGGCGCTTTTCGGGAGCACGAACAGATGCTCCAGAACCTTGGCGCACAGACCGTCTATGTAAAGAAGAAGGAACACCTCGAAGGATTGGATGGCATCGTCATTCCTGGCGGTGAGAGCACCGCCATCGGCAGACTGATGCGGGAGTATGACCTGATTGCGCCCATCCGCGAGATGGCCGCAAACGGCATCCCGATGATGGGCACCTGCGCGGGCATGATTGTGCTGGCGAAGCGGATTGCGAACGGCGACGAGCCGCATCTGGCCGTCATGGATGTGGAGGTCGACCGAAATTCGTTTGGCCGCCAGCGCGAGAGCTTTGAGACCGACCTCGACATTCCGGCCATTGGCGAAGCGCCGTTTCCGGCCGTGTTCATCCGCGCGCCGCACATCCGCGATGTGGGGCCGGACGTGACTGTGCTCGCCAAGTATGAAAATCGCGTCGTCGGCGTGCAGCAGGGGCACCTGCTCGCCTTTTCCTTCCACCCGGAACTGACGGCGGACGACCGCATCCACCGGTACTTCCTGCAGTTGGTCGAGGCGCGGACGAAGCAGCCCGCGGGTTGAACGATACGAAGCCGAGAAAGGTTGTGCGAGGTTCATGTTGGATTTACGGGCGGTACGCAGCAATCCAGAAAGGTTTCGCGCCGGACTCCGCCGCAAGCACGCGGACCCGAAGCTCATCGACGAACTGCTGGGGGCCGATGAAGCCTGGCGCGCCGGGCTGGCGGAAGTCGAACGGCTGAAGGCGGTGCGCAACAAAGCGTCCGAAGCGATTGCCCGGAAGAAGAAGCAGGGCGAGAACGCCGACGCTGACATCGCCGAGATGCGCACTGTCTCCGAGCAAATCAAGTCGCTCGACGAGGAAGTCCGCGTCCGGGAGCAGCAGGTGAACGAGTTGCTCCTCGCGATCCCGATTCCTCCCCACGAATCCGTCCCAGACGGCGCGGGCGAGGAGGACAACGTGCCGCTGCGCTTCCACGGCCAGGTGCCCGAGTTTGACTTTGAGCCGAAGCCGCACTGGGACATCGCCCAAGACCTTGGCATCGTCGACTTTGAGCGGGCGGCGAAAGTCACGGGCTCGCGCTTCGTGATTTACAAAGGCCTGGGCGCCAAGCTGGAGCGCGCCCTGGCGAGCTTCATGCTCGACTGGCACACGGAGAAAAACGGGTACACGGAGATGTTTCCATCGTTCATCGCGAACGAGGACAGCTTCGTCGGCACCGGGCAGCTGCCGAAGTTCGCGGAGGACATGTTCAAGCTGGAGGGGCTGCCGTACTACCTCATCCCGACGGCGGAAGTGCCGCTGACCAACTACTACCGCGAAGAGATTCTCGACGCGTCGATGCTCCCCGTCAAGTTCGCCGGATACAGCGCCTGCTTCCGGTCAGAGGCGGGATCGGCCGGGAAAGACACGCGCGGCCTGATTCGCCTGCACCAGTTCCAGAAAGTCGAGCTGGTGAACCTCGTGAAGCCGGAGGAGAGTTACGAGGCGCTGGAGAACCTGCTGCGCGACTGCGCCAGCATCCTGGAGGCGCTGGAGCTTCCGTACCGGGTGCTCGACATTTGCGCGGGCGACCTGGGTGCCAAGGAGACCAAGAAGTACGACCTGGAAGTCTGGCTGCCCGCCCAGCGGACCTACCGGGAAATCAGTTCCGTGTCCAACTTCGAGGACTTCCAGTCCCGCCGCGCGGGCCTGCGCTTCCGCCGGGAGGAAGGCGCAAAGCCGGAGTTTGTGCATACACTGAATGGGTCCGGTTTGGCGATTGGCCGCACCGTCGCCGCGATTCTCGAGAACGGCCAGCAGCCCGATGGCACGGTCAAGCTGCCGAAGGCCCTCGTCCCTTATATGGGGGTGGAGGTGCTGACCGCCCCATGATGGTGACCATTCTGCAAGCCATCGCGTGGATTGTTGCCATTGCGGGCATCATCTGGTGCATCGTGATTCAGCGGCGGGCGCTCAACAAAATCGCGTTTGGCCGGTCGATGTTCATCAGCGGCATGGCCGTGCTGACCGGCCTCATCGTCGGTCAGCTGCCGAGCATCGCCGCGACCATCATCTCCGTCTGTCTGATTGTCATCGGCCTCGGCATGCTCGTCTTCATGGCCGTCAAGTCGCAGCAGCACCTGCGGAAACGGGCGCGATCGACCCATAGCACAGACGCGGGTGCCAGCGAAACGACTGGACAGTGACGGCCGGCGGCGGGGCTGCGTTGGGCCGATCGCGATTGGCAGTGAACGGCTCGTGTACGGCTTGTGAGCTGATTGCGAACCGTTTGTGGAAACCCATGGACGGAGTCCATCCCGAAGGAGGCCGCTTGTGCGCCTATCTCACCTCACCCTTGATTTGACAGCGCAGGACCTGACTGAACTTGTTCGTGACTTTTCGGTGGAGGACAAAATCATGTTCGACACCATCACCGAAGACGGCATCCGCGGACGCATCAAGCTGATGGTGTGGAGCGTGGACTTTGTCGCCGTCCCCTCCTGCACCGAAGAAGGCGAGGTATCCATCGACATCACCGCCCACAAACTTGTGCAGATCCCGCCCGGAATTGTCGAACGCCAGCTCCGCGAAGCGGTCAAAGACGCCCCGGCCGGCATTGGCGTCCTGCAGCAGGCGCTGAAGGTCCACCTGCCATCGCTGCTCAGCCCGCTGGGGATTTCGATGACGGTGCGCCAGTTGAAGTGTTACGACGGATTTCTCCGCATCGCGCTGGCCCGCGTGCAGCTGCCGCCGCCCGGTGACCTGATGGCGCTCGGGAAGCGCAGAACAAACAACTGATCGTACAGAACAGCCAACCCTCGGGTTGGCTGTTTTCATGCGATGACAAGAAAAAATATTTTATAGTGACAATTATAGTTTACATTTAAGTCTATTTTACTTTACAATTCATTCAGAAGGGGGTGAACGCTTGTTAGAAAACCGAGTTCGCTCCTTGCGCCGCCGCGCAGGGATGTCACAGGCTGAGCTGGCGGAGCGCATCCAGGTTTCCAGGCAAACGATTCATGCCATCGAATCGGGCGATGTCATCCCCAGCACGCTCATTGCCCTGCGGTTGGCCAAGGTGTTTGGGGTCAGCGTGGAGGACGTGTTTGCTGAGCAGACGGACGCGCAAACCAATGTGGCGTTTGCCGGCGCTTCGGACCTGGCGCCAGGGGACCGTGTCATCACGACGGACATCGGGGGGCGGCGTATCGCGCACCCGGTCAGGCTTGAGCTTGGACAGCCCATCCCGACTGCCCAGCAGGTGCAGATTGTCTCCAGACGCCTGGACGATGACAGGGTCGAGCTGGCCGGGTACGGACACAATCAGCCCGCTTCGTGGACCGTGGTGTGCGGCTGTGACCCGTCGCTGGGCTTGTTGACGTCCTATGCGACCAGCGCCTCATCCGAGGCGCAAGCGTATTGGAAATCGGGCAATAATGCGACCGCGATGCAATGGCTCCGGCAAGGCGCAATTCACATTGCCGCAACCCACACGGCGGCCCATCTGGCACCTCACACCGCCGTGGACGCACAGGACCTGTGGCGCATGGAGGAACCTTGCTACCGGATTCACCTCGCAAACGCGGAACTCGGATGGGTGGTCAAACGCGGCAACCCCTGCGGGTTTGCGGATGCGCATGACCTGGCAGACGGCCGCATCCGCCTGGTCAACCGCCCCATCGGCGCCGGCGCGCGCAAGCTCCTGGACGAGCGGCTGCAGGCGTTCGGGGTCGACCCGGCTGCCGTATCCCAATACGAGTGGACCGTTGCCGGACATGCCCAGGTTGCGATGGCCGTGGAAGCGGGCGCGGCTGACGTCGGGATCGCCACGGCCAGTGCGGCGTATACGATGGATCTCGACTTCATCCCGATTCAGGAAGAAGCGTGCCACCTGTGGATTCTCGAGTCCAACTTTAACAACCCGGGTGTCCAGCGACTGCTCGACTACCTCGCATCGGATGTGTTCCGCTGGGACCTGGCACACTTTGGTCCGTACGATGTGACGAAAACCGGGGAAATGAACCACATCCCATCGACACGATGAAAACGAAAGAGAGTGTGTAACTTGCCCAAAAAATCACTGTTTCTTGCTTCGATTGGTATTGCAGCCTGTTTGGCCCTGGCCGGATGCGGAACCACCAGCAACGGGACCGCCAATTCAGCCAACACGACCTCTGCGAATTCGACGGGGACGACCGCGGGTGCAAAAGGCACGGCGGACGTCGCCTATGCAGGTTCCCTCCAACTGACCAATGACCAGTACGTCGCGCCAGCGTTCGAAAAGGCGACGGGATTGGCCTATAAAGGGTACGGCCAGGGCGCGGACGCGGTCGCGAACCTCATCAAGTCCGGACAAAT
Above is a genomic segment from Alicyclobacillus cycloheptanicus containing:
- the guaB gene encoding IMP dehydrogenase → MSDRWSTKFQLEGLTFDDVLLVPARSEVLPNEVDVTTKLTTDIHLKIPIVSAAMDTVTEAALAIAMAREGGIGIIHKNMTIERQADEVDKVKRSESGVITDPIYLTPEHPLKDAESLMSKYRISGVPIVEEGTGKLVGIITNRDLRFERNFDRPIAEVMTREHLITAPVGTTLHEAKEILWKHKVEKLPLVDEQGILRGLITIKDIEKARQYPNAAKDSQGRLLVGAAVTVSKDLMERVDALVNAGADLVVVDTAHGHSKGVIDSVAAVRKAYPDIQLVAGNVATAEATEELIRVGVNAVKVGIGPGSICTTRVVAGIGVPQITAVYDCATVGRKHGVPIIADGGIKYSGDIVKALAAGASTVMIGSLLAGTEESPGETEIYQGRRFKVYRGMGSIGAMRSGGGDRYFQEEAKKLVPEGIEGRVAYRGPLSEIIFQLVGGIRAGMGYCGCPTIPSLQDNAQFMRITPAGLRESHPHDVHITKEAPNYSI
- the pdxS gene encoding pyridoxal 5'-phosphate synthase lyase subunit PdxS, which codes for MAKLGTEVVKRGMAEMQKGGVIMDVVTPEQAKIAEAAGASAVMALERVPSDIRAAGGVARMADPTIVEEVVKAVSIPVMAKCRIGHIVEARILETLGIDYIDESEVLTPADDKFHINKKAFTVPFVCGARDLGEALRRIAEGASMIRTKGEPGTGNIVEAVKHMRTMQAQIRKVQNMSEDELVAESKNLGAPYELLLEVKRLGKLPVVNFAAGGVATPADAALMMELGADGVFVGSGIFKSENPEKFARAIVQATTHYQDYELLRELSKGLGTPMKGIDLNTLRDEERMAARGW
- the pdxT gene encoding pyridoxal 5'-phosphate synthase glutaminase subunit PdxT, producing the protein MKIGVLAVQGAFREHEQMLQNLGAQTVYVKKKEHLEGLDGIVIPGGESTAIGRLMREYDLIAPIREMAANGIPMMGTCAGMIVLAKRIANGDEPHLAVMDVEVDRNSFGRQRESFETDLDIPAIGEAPFPAVFIRAPHIRDVGPDVTVLAKYENRVVGVQQGHLLAFSFHPELTADDRIHRYFLQLVEARTKQPAG
- the serS gene encoding serine--tRNA ligase translates to MLDLRAVRSNPERFRAGLRRKHADPKLIDELLGADEAWRAGLAEVERLKAVRNKASEAIARKKKQGENADADIAEMRTVSEQIKSLDEEVRVREQQVNELLLAIPIPPHESVPDGAGEEDNVPLRFHGQVPEFDFEPKPHWDIAQDLGIVDFERAAKVTGSRFVIYKGLGAKLERALASFMLDWHTEKNGYTEMFPSFIANEDSFVGTGQLPKFAEDMFKLEGLPYYLIPTAEVPLTNYYREEILDASMLPVKFAGYSACFRSEAGSAGKDTRGLIRLHQFQKVELVNLVKPEESYEALENLLRDCASILEALELPYRVLDICAGDLGAKETKKYDLEVWLPAQRTYREISSVSNFEDFQSRRAGLRFRREEGAKPEFVHTLNGSGLAIGRTVAAILENGQQPDGTVKLPKALVPYMGVEVLTAP
- a CDS encoding substrate-binding domain-containing protein, which produces MLENRVRSLRRRAGMSQAELAERIQVSRQTIHAIESGDVIPSTLIALRLAKVFGVSVEDVFAEQTDAQTNVAFAGASDLAPGDRVITTDIGGRRIAHPVRLELGQPIPTAQQVQIVSRRLDDDRVELAGYGHNQPASWTVVCGCDPSLGLLTSYATSASSEAQAYWKSGNNATAMQWLRQGAIHIAATHTAAHLAPHTAVDAQDLWRMEEPCYRIHLANAELGWVVKRGNPCGFADAHDLADGRIRLVNRPIGAGARKLLDERLQAFGVDPAAVSQYEWTVAGHAQVAMAVEAGAADVGIATASAAYTMDLDFIPIQEEACHLWILESNFNNPGVQRLLDYLASDVFRWDLAHFGPYDVTKTGEMNHIPSTR